In a single window of the Methanofollis ethanolicus genome:
- a CDS encoding dTDP-glucose 4,6-dehydratase: MKLLITGGAGFVGSHLCDRYVKNGDTVICLDNFMNGSLTNVRHLLGFRNFKLINGDIRDYDLLEKIMRDVDAVIHLAAQIHVDRSIIEPRLTYEVNVLGTQNVLEVARVYDVDKVVHASTSEVYGSAQYAPMNEDHPLNAPHPYGASKIAADRMCYAYIETYGMNVCIMRPFNLYGPRQKDSGYGGALSIFTKRVMSGLPPVIYGSGLQTRDYTYVDDIVEAYDLILKYPNPLREPINFGTGVDVSIIDLAHKIIDLCGKDLTPVHVEERPGEVQRLVADISKARKLGWEPKYSIDEGLEKFIEWYRNYKVEEWAKPR, from the coding sequence ATGAAGTTGCTGATCACCGGCGGCGCCGGTTTTGTGGGTTCTCATCTCTGCGATCGATATGTGAAGAACGGCGACACTGTCATCTGCCTGGATAATTTTATGAACGGCAGTCTGACCAATGTCAGGCATCTCCTCGGATTCCGCAACTTCAAACTGATCAACGGGGACATCAGGGACTATGACCTCCTTGAAAAGATCATGCGCGATGTCGACGCCGTCATCCACCTTGCCGCCCAGATCCATGTGGACCGCTCCATCATCGAACCGCGGCTGACCTACGAAGTGAATGTCCTTGGCACCCAGAATGTCCTTGAGGTCGCCAGGGTCTATGACGTTGACAAGGTCGTTCATGCCTCGACGAGTGAGGTGTACGGCTCGGCGCAATATGCCCCGATGAATGAGGATCACCCGCTCAATGCCCCCCATCCCTATGGCGCAAGCAAGATCGCAGCTGACAGGATGTGCTATGCCTATATCGAGACCTATGGGATGAATGTCTGCATCATGCGGCCCTTCAACCTCTATGGCCCGAGGCAGAAGGATTCCGGGTACGGCGGAGCCCTTTCCATCTTCACCAAGAGAGTGATGAGTGGCCTTCCGCCAGTGATCTACGGGAGTGGTCTGCAGACGCGGGACTACACCTATGTCGACGACATCGTGGAGGCATATGATCTCATCCTGAAGTATCCAAACCCCTTGAGAGAACCTATCAATTTTGGGACCGGTGTCGATGTCTCGATCATTGACCTTGCTCATAAGATCATCGACCTCTGCGGAAAGGATCTCACTCCTGTTCACGTCGAGGAGCGTCCCGGTGAGGTCCAGCGCCTTGTTGCCGATATATCGAAGGCGAGAAAACTCGGTTGGGAACCAAAGTATTCCATCGACGAAGGCCTAGAAAAGTTCATTGAATGGTACAGGAATTACAAGGTTGAAGAATGGGCGAAACCGAGGTGA
- a CDS encoding glycosyltransferase, with protein sequence MKICILADARTTHIKRWVEYFSEKHEVDLITLSYTVPERTTIGEEVYEKMPNVRLHKVSKKIPDILLAPFRIRKLISEIKPDIVHAHYVTHYGFCGAFSGFHPLVVSAWGSDVLIDPFDSILYKQMVCFALKHADMITSDGYNSKSAMVKLGIKEDKIKIIYHGVDVSIFCPEKRDRSIIWDLFSGDYPTVISDRGLEPIYDVESLIRAIPIIKTEIPDVRFIIAREDYQKAYLMNLAKSLNVFDSIKFVGLIKHEDLPLYLSSSDIYVSTSLSDGGTAVSNIEGMACGLPPVVTNVGDNHRWVEDGVNGFLVPPKNPYYLAEKIIYLLKNISVRKKFGDLSRKIVEANANYYSEMEKMNTIYHALSKRYKI encoded by the coding sequence ATGAAGATCTGTATACTGGCCGATGCAAGAACGACCCATATCAAAAGATGGGTGGAGTATTTCTCCGAGAAGCATGAAGTAGATCTGATTACTTTAAGTTACACCGTTCCCGAAAGAACGACTATTGGGGAGGAAGTGTATGAAAAAATGCCAAATGTTCGTCTTCACAAGGTGTCGAAAAAGATCCCAGATATTCTGCTGGCCCCATTTAGAATCAGAAAACTAATCTCGGAGATAAAACCTGATATTGTTCATGCTCATTATGTGACACATTATGGTTTTTGTGGCGCATTTTCTGGCTTCCATCCACTTGTTGTAAGTGCATGGGGTAGTGATGTTTTAATCGATCCTTTTGATTCGATCCTGTATAAGCAGATGGTTTGTTTTGCATTGAAGCACGCTGATATGATAACAAGCGATGGTTATAATTCAAAGTCTGCAATGGTAAAACTGGGAATAAAAGAAGACAAGATCAAAATCATATATCACGGAGTGGACGTTTCGATCTTCTGTCCAGAAAAAAGGGATCGTTCTATCATTTGGGACTTATTTAGTGGGGACTACCCAACTGTTATCAGCGACCGTGGGCTAGAACCAATATATGATGTTGAATCTCTTATCAGGGCAATACCTATAATAAAAACAGAAATCCCGGATGTAAGATTTATTATAGCGAGGGAAGACTACCAGAAAGCATATCTTATGAACTTAGCAAAATCTTTGAATGTTTTTGACTCGATAAAATTTGTTGGACTTATAAAGCATGAGGATCTTCCACTTTATCTTTCTTCGTCTGATATTTATGTCTCTACGTCCCTTTCTGATGGTGGGACTGCCGTGAGTAATATTGAGGGTATGGCTTGTGGTTTACCCCCAGTTGTCACTAACGTCGGAGACAATCACAGGTGGGTAGAGGATGGTGTCAATGGTTTTCTTGTACCCCCTAAAAATCCATATTATCTGGCTGAAAAAATAATATATCTCCTGAAAAACATTTCAGTCCGGAAGAAATTTGGAGATTTGAGCCGTAAAATTGTTGAAGCGAATGCCAATTATTATTCTGAGATGGAAAAAATGAACACAATCTATCATGCCCTCTCTAAGAGGTATAAGATATGA
- a CDS encoding methyltransferase domain-containing protein — protein sequence MMHNEIDHLKELLSYHGRHGLYQKLPPTLPKEIRDAFPERWDTRLDEERYDWITSYLDCKNKSILEIGANIGYFCSRFAYGCNSSVFAYEPDPHLFDVLSTIIRLSNLEDRISAHNTSITLDTIDSLPQVDIILNLNVIQHAGYDYENASISSLRDWRDYSVHFLHKLRSRSDYMIFQMGYQLWGFDGDICKESDIINYTVSLLRDSGWHPEFCGVLNDIPLRNERINYGTINITKNRFPPIMRNRLPLRYIFDVILSKITHKPYVSYTFAQRPIFICKSE from the coding sequence ATGATGCATAATGAAATTGATCACCTAAAGGAACTCCTATCGTATCATGGACGGCATGGCCTGTACCAAAAGTTACCGCCGACATTGCCAAAGGAGATAAGAGATGCGTTTCCTGAAAGATGGGATACACGCCTTGATGAAGAACGATATGACTGGATTACATCCTATCTTGATTGTAAAAACAAGAGTATTCTAGAAATAGGGGCAAATATTGGGTACTTCTGTTCTAGGTTTGCTTATGGTTGTAATAGTTCTGTTTTTGCATATGAACCTGATCCACATTTGTTTGATGTCTTGAGTACTATTATCCGATTGAGTAATCTCGAAGATAGGATATCGGCACACAATACTTCGATCACTTTAGACACTATTGATTCTCTTCCTCAGGTTGATATTATTCTTAACTTAAACGTGATTCAGCATGCTGGTTATGACTATGAAAATGCATCAATATCATCTTTGAGGGATTGGAGGGATTACTCAGTGCATTTCCTTCATAAACTGAGATCCCGGAGTGACTATATGATCTTTCAGATGGGGTATCAATTGTGGGGTTTTGACGGGGACATCTGCAAAGAATCTGATATTATTAATTATACTGTATCTTTGTTGAGAGATTCAGGATGGCATCCAGAGTTCTGTGGGGTACTTAATGACATCCCGTTGAGAAACGAAAGAATAAATTATGGAACCATTAACATAACCAAAAATCGTTTCCCTCCAATAATGCGAAACAGATTACCACTGCGGTATATCTTTGATGTCATTTTATCGAAAATTACCCATAAACCATATGTCTCGTACACATTTGCGCAAAGGCCAATCTTCATCTGCAAGTCTGAATAA
- a CDS encoding polysaccharide deacetylase family protein → MAEQRALIGVKYDDTYAVEETFQLFKIPWEWYDPSHTYDVVIARRGEVDLAGAYLVDLSEKDYFAEIARILNEGLPHCHEPVVEVLIDELRQILKEHTLLVEIPPVPWGYSYIVALTHDVDITSVRERRWVSVGYAVYQCLRKGMVKDAVRILGAKCGVGKDPWNCFEEWMRLEEELGVRSTWFFLPEKGKAGEGAPAIRAGYYDLDPELIRTLIDGGWEVGVHGLDNWRDVGAAREELRRVTDLTGNEAGTRVHWLLFDRDSWKILDEAGYSYDSTFGYNDDVGFRAGTMQPYRPRGCERLLEVPLNIQDLGLFGTFCWLPHDAGWDRVPCLHLSEDEAKKRCAEIFQYAQQYGGVVTLLWHHESLSPPHRWDVFYYTLIEITLRGKAWVVPAHLACDWYCMRRNIRIYIPKKDDHTIIIELAGDVVNTILPRLMIRVFAGPKNIKYPCSDHYINHDYLDIPCEKHLIEANFDDA, encoded by the coding sequence TTGGCTGAGCAGCGGGCGCTGATCGGGGTGAAGTATGACGACACCTATGCCGTCGAGGAGACCTTCCAGCTCTTCAAGATCCCGTGGGAGTGGTACGACCCGTCGCACACCTATGACGTGGTCATCGCCCGCAGAGGGGAGGTCGACCTGGCCGGTGCCTATCTCGTCGACCTCTCAGAGAAGGACTATTTTGCCGAGATAGCGCGGATCTTGAACGAGGGCCTCCCCCACTGCCACGAACCTGTGGTCGAGGTCCTCATCGATGAACTGCGCCAGATACTGAAGGAGCACACCCTCCTCGTGGAGATCCCGCCAGTGCCCTGGGGCTACTCGTACATCGTCGCACTCACCCATGACGTGGACATCACCTCGGTGCGGGAGAGGCGCTGGGTCTCGGTCGGGTATGCGGTGTACCAGTGTCTGCGGAAGGGCATGGTGAAGGACGCCGTGCGGATCCTCGGTGCGAAGTGCGGGGTCGGGAAGGACCCCTGGAACTGCTTCGAGGAGTGGATGCGCCTTGAGGAGGAACTCGGCGTGCGCTCGACCTGGTTCTTCCTGCCCGAGAAGGGAAAGGCAGGGGAGGGTGCGCCCGCGATCCGGGCGGGGTATTACGACCTCGACCCTGAGTTGATCAGGACACTGATCGACGGCGGCTGGGAGGTCGGGGTGCATGGTCTCGACAACTGGCGGGACGTCGGTGCAGCGCGGGAGGAGTTGCGGCGCGTGACCGACCTCACGGGTAATGAGGCGGGAACGCGCGTCCACTGGCTGCTCTTCGATAGGGACTCCTGGAAGATACTCGACGAGGCCGGGTACTCCTATGACTCGACCTTCGGGTACAACGACGACGTGGGCTTCAGGGCCGGGACAATGCAGCCTTACCGGCCGCGCGGGTGCGAGCGTTTGCTGGAAGTACCTTTAAACATTCAGGATCTGGGTCTTTTTGGGACATTCTGTTGGCTCCCTCATGACGCAGGTTGGGATCGGGTACCCTGTCTGCACCTCTCCGAAGACGAGGCAAAGAAACGGTGTGCTGAGATATTTCAGTATGCTCAACAGTATGGGGGTGTTGTGACACTGCTCTGGCACCATGAAAGTTTATCTCCTCCCCATCGATGGGATGTTTTTTATTATACCCTGATTGAGATAACTCTCAGAGGAAAAGCTTGGGTAGTTCCTGCACATCTGGCATGTGATTGGTACTGCATGAGAAGGAATATCCGTATCTACATCCCTAAAAAAGATGATCATACGATAATTATAGAACTAGCAGGGGATGTGGTAAACACCATTCTCCCTCGTTTGATGATACGGGTGTTTGCAGGCCCAAAAAACATCAAATATCCGTGTTCTGATCACTATATAAATCATGATTATCTTGATATCCCGTGCGAAAAACATTTGATAGAGGCAAACTTTGATGATGCATAA
- a CDS encoding DNA topoisomerase IV subunit A, producing the protein MEALGLEKLKGIAERWYDQLSDGRIPSIALPTRTKQNIAYDEESEVWKYGDKESMRSAATAKGAVHLLKMAYVIGFLKQQLAENRSSTLREMYYISEGWKQAKFGAQDESNRLVEDLEILTDVQREVYHLRPEEDGASIFGPIRIREKTRRGAREIHCQDDVGETGYQIPNNVDALDFLDHDAKFVIALETGGMYARLIENGFDDEYGAALVHLKGQPARSTRRLLKRINEEFKLPIVVFTDGDPWSYRIYASVAYGSIKAAHMSELLATPQAQFIGVQPSDIRDYDLPADHLSEQDVAALKAELTDPRFATEYWREQIGLQLEMGLKAEQQAFASQGLDFVTKEYLPARLSEMGVL; encoded by the coding sequence ATGGAGGCCCTCGGCCTTGAAAAGCTGAAGGGTATCGCGGAGCGCTGGTACGACCAACTCTCGGACGGCCGGATCCCCTCGATCGCCCTGCCGACGCGGACCAAACAGAACATCGCGTACGACGAGGAGAGCGAGGTCTGGAAGTACGGCGACAAGGAGAGCATGCGCTCGGCCGCCACCGCGAAGGGGGCGGTCCACCTCCTGAAGATGGCGTACGTGATCGGTTTCCTGAAGCAGCAGCTGGCCGAGAACAGGTCCTCGACCTTAAGAGAGATGTACTACATCTCCGAGGGCTGGAAGCAGGCGAAGTTCGGGGCGCAGGACGAGTCCAACAGGCTTGTCGAGGACCTGGAGATCCTCACCGACGTCCAGCGCGAGGTCTACCACCTCCGCCCCGAGGAGGACGGGGCCTCGATCTTCGGGCCGATCCGGATCCGGGAGAAGACGCGGCGGGGTGCGCGGGAGATCCACTGCCAGGACGATGTCGGAGAGACAGGGTACCAGATCCCGAACAATGTCGACGCCCTCGACTTCCTGGACCATGACGCCAAGTTCGTCATCGCGCTGGAGACGGGCGGTATGTACGCCCGCCTCATCGAGAACGGTTTCGACGACGAGTACGGCGCGGCCCTCGTCCACCTGAAGGGCCAGCCCGCGCGTTCCACCCGGCGGCTCCTCAAGCGGATCAACGAGGAGTTCAAGCTCCCGATCGTCGTCTTCACCGACGGCGACCCCTGGTCGTACCGCATCTACGCCTCGGTGGCGTACGGCTCGATCAAGGCGGCGCACATGTCCGAACTTCTGGCGACGCCGCAGGCGCAGTTCATCGGGGTGCAGCCTTCGGATATTCGCGATTATGATTTGCCGGCCGATCATCTTTCTGAGCAGGACGTGGCGGCGCTGAAGGCGGAGTTGACTGACCCGCGCTTCGCGACGGAGTACTGGCGGGAGCAGATCGGGTTGCAGCTCGAGATGGGGCTGAAGGCCGAGCAGCAGGCGTTTGCAAGCCAGGGGCTCGACTTCGTGACGAAGGAGTATTTGCCGGCGAGGTTGAGTGAGATGGGGGTGCTGTAG
- a CDS encoding DNA topoisomerase VI subunit B produces MVLAEDLAKQQKSISVAEFFEKNKHLLGFDSPTRGIITTIKEAVDNSLDACEEAGVLPDIFVSIRKASSDAYRVAVEDNGPGIVPEQVPYVFGKLLYGSRFHQIRQSRGQQGIGISAAVLYAQLTTGTPAVVVSRTSAKVPAHRFSLMIRTETNEPEVLGHEEVAWDRTHGTRIELEFTSTLAARKRLIEYLRSTSVVNPHARISIEIDGEATTFERVSAEPIVPPQAIQPHPHGIELGTLKRMTAAKADATLDDFLVGSFCRVGKKTAEEIAAAAGLPVGAKMGAIAPDALKTLLAAMQSVHVPAPPTNQCLSPIGEDLIVQGLEKEFQPDFVKARTRPASVFSGHPFVVEAAIGYGGKLDAEGTAQLMRFANRVPLLYQQGACAITAQVAGVNWKNYGLSQSGLPTGPVLILVHVASTNVPFTSESKDAVASIPEIEKEVTLALQDLGRELKAYLARRERNKQKDDRARAVCAVMPAIAEKVAEITERPVPDISAIEGRIMRRLVARKRSYDGRVLIEVRNHTADDLALAVYDISADAAEDAEPAPAFASDLDGEYTRVWNCALAPGEGWHVVYTGKGGGMLDVRGVEDGKKVVVYL; encoded by the coding sequence TTGGTGCTTGCTGAAGACCTTGCGAAACAGCAGAAGAGCATCAGCGTCGCCGAGTTCTTCGAGAAGAACAAGCACCTCCTCGGCTTCGACTCCCCGACGCGGGGGATCATCACCACCATCAAGGAGGCGGTCGACAACTCCCTGGACGCCTGCGAGGAGGCGGGTGTCCTCCCGGACATCTTCGTCTCCATCAGGAAGGCCTCCTCCGACGCATATCGGGTGGCCGTCGAGGACAACGGCCCGGGCATCGTCCCCGAACAGGTGCCGTATGTCTTCGGCAAACTCCTGTACGGCTCCCGCTTCCACCAGATCCGGCAGAGCCGCGGTCAGCAGGGGATCGGCATCTCCGCCGCGGTCCTCTATGCGCAACTGACCACGGGCACGCCTGCCGTTGTCGTCTCCCGCACCTCCGCGAAGGTGCCTGCCCACCGCTTCTCCCTGATGATCAGGACCGAGACGAACGAGCCCGAGGTGCTCGGCCACGAGGAGGTCGCCTGGGACAGGACGCACGGCACTAGGATCGAACTGGAGTTCACGAGCACTCTTGCGGCGCGAAAGCGCCTCATCGAGTACCTCCGCTCCACCTCGGTCGTGAACCCGCACGCGCGGATCAGCATCGAGATCGACGGCGAGGCGACGACCTTCGAGCGGGTCTCGGCAGAACCGATCGTGCCGCCGCAGGCGATCCAGCCCCACCCGCACGGGATCGAACTCGGCACCCTGAAGAGGATGACGGCCGCGAAGGCCGACGCCACCCTTGACGATTTTCTCGTCGGGAGTTTCTGCCGGGTGGGGAAGAAGACCGCGGAGGAGATCGCGGCGGCCGCTGGCCTCCCTGTCGGGGCGAAGATGGGTGCAATCGCCCCCGACGCCCTGAAGACCCTTCTTGCGGCGATGCAGTCCGTGCATGTGCCGGCGCCGCCGACGAACCAGTGCCTCTCCCCGATCGGGGAGGACCTCATCGTCCAGGGTCTGGAGAAGGAGTTCCAGCCTGACTTCGTGAAGGCCCGGACCCGTCCGGCCTCCGTCTTCTCAGGCCACCCCTTTGTCGTGGAGGCGGCGATCGGCTATGGCGGGAAACTCGACGCCGAGGGGACGGCACAGTTGATGCGCTTTGCAAACCGCGTCCCCCTGCTGTACCAGCAGGGGGCCTGCGCGATCACGGCGCAGGTCGCCGGGGTGAACTGGAAGAACTACGGGCTCTCCCAGTCCGGCCTCCCGACAGGGCCAGTGCTCATCCTCGTCCACGTCGCCTCCACGAACGTCCCCTTCACCTCGGAGAGCAAGGACGCGGTCGCCTCGATCCCGGAGATCGAGAAGGAGGTCACCCTCGCCCTCCAGGACCTGGGGCGGGAGTTGAAGGCGTACCTCGCCCGCCGGGAGAGGAACAAGCAGAAGGATGACCGTGCGCGGGCCGTCTGCGCGGTGATGCCCGCGATCGCCGAGAAGGTGGCCGAGATCACGGAGAGGCCGGTGCCCGACATCTCGGCGATCGAGGGGCGGATCATGAGGAGGCTTGTGGCGCGGAAGCGGTCCTATGACGGCCGGGTGCTCATCGAGGTGCGGAACCACACGGCCGACGACCTCGCCCTGGCTGTCTACGACATCTCGGCGGACGCCGCGGAGGACGCAGAGCCTGCGCCTGCATTTGCAAGCGACCTCGACGGCGAGTACACGCGTGTCTGGAACTGCGCCCTCGCTCCCGGCGAGGGCTGGCATGTCGTCTACACCGGGAAGGGCGGCGGCATGCTGGACGTGCGCGGCGTCGAGGACGGGAAGAAAGTGGTGGTGTACCTGTGA
- the hisS gene encoding histidine--tRNA ligase, with amino-acid sequence MLQKPRGTRDFLPDEMAQRRTAEATMREAVGRWGYGEVCTPTFEHLELFTMRSGENIKQEMYVFEDKSGRQMTLRPEVTASVSRMYVNEGRSIAKPIRWYYVADCFRYERPQKGRYRQFWQFGVELIGADSAAADAEVIMVADDLLRSVGLDYDLKVGFLAPMKHLLSGVEPSLQRQVMAYLDKRDMDGLKGCLETCGQVDLEDSLTGLVSCRGPAEAFEICGDIPEKERVEGIFRVLDGEEIDYTVNFGIARGLDYYTGMVFEGFAHNLGAENQVLGGGNYRLAQLFGGDDAPSCGFAIGFDRVMVSLGDYPLKKDPVVAVLSQPGLEAAAFGVARTLRAAGIRAEVNLLGRGMGAQLAHAAKAADYACIIGQREAEAGTVTLKDLHSGEQREMKPDEAIVEVKGVGAC; translated from the coding sequence ATGCTACAGAAACCACGCGGAACCAGGGACTTTCTGCCCGACGAGATGGCGCAGCGGCGCACCGCGGAAGCGACGATGCGCGAGGCCGTCGGGCGGTGGGGTTACGGCGAGGTCTGCACCCCGACCTTCGAGCACCTCGAACTCTTCACCATGCGTTCGGGCGAGAACATCAAGCAGGAGATGTACGTCTTCGAGGACAAGAGCGGGCGGCAGATGACCCTGCGGCCCGAGGTGACGGCCTCGGTCTCGCGGATGTACGTGAACGAGGGGCGATCGATCGCAAAGCCCATCCGCTGGTACTATGTGGCCGACTGTTTCCGGTACGAGAGGCCCCAGAAGGGCCGGTACCGCCAGTTCTGGCAGTTCGGCGTCGAACTGATCGGCGCGGACTCCGCGGCGGCCGACGCCGAGGTGATCATGGTCGCCGACGACCTCCTCCGTTCTGTCGGCCTGGACTACGACCTGAAGGTCGGGTTCCTGGCGCCGATGAAGCACCTCCTCTCCGGCGTGGAACCCTCGCTCCAGAGACAGGTGATGGCGTACCTCGACAAGCGCGACATGGACGGCCTGAAGGGCTGCCTGGAGACCTGCGGGCAGGTCGACCTGGAGGACTCCCTCACCGGCCTCGTCTCCTGCCGGGGCCCCGCGGAGGCCTTCGAGATCTGCGGCGATATCCCGGAGAAGGAACGGGTCGAGGGGATCTTCCGGGTCCTGGACGGCGAGGAGATCGACTACACGGTGAACTTCGGGATCGCCCGTGGCCTGGACTACTACACGGGCATGGTCTTCGAGGGCTTTGCCCACAACCTGGGCGCCGAGAACCAGGTGCTCGGCGGCGGCAACTACCGCCTTGCCCAGCTCTTCGGCGGGGACGACGCCCCGAGTTGCGGGTTTGCGATCGGTTTCGACAGGGTGATGGTCTCCCTCGGCGACTACCCCCTGAAGAAAGATCCGGTCGTCGCCGTCCTCTCCCAGCCCGGCCTCGAAGCGGCGGCCTTCGGGGTCGCCCGGACCCTGCGCGCCGCCGGCATCAGGGCCGAGGTGAACCTGCTCGGCCGCGGCATGGGGGCGCAGCTTGCGCATGCCGCGAAGGCCGCGGACTATGCCTGCATCATCGGGCAACGGGAGGCAGAGGCAGGGACGGTCACCCTCAAGGACCTTCATTCCGGCGAGCAGCGGGAGATGAAGCCTGACGAGGCGATCGTCGAGGTGAAGGGCGTTGGTGCTTGCTGA
- a CDS encoding ABC transporter permease, giving the protein MTYLVYVAAFGTAATFFLWLRDARIFYRTALPGYRQAAYRGVLYSALALFGFLMALTNPDLEFLALGAVLLALYLQGRVSREKVWTGGESAATRFFGNVPRR; this is encoded by the coding sequence ATGACCTATCTTGTCTACGTGGCCGCCTTCGGCACTGCGGCGACGTTCTTCCTCTGGCTGCGGGACGCCCGGATCTTTTATCGGACCGCCCTCCCCGGCTACAGGCAGGCGGCGTACAGGGGCGTGCTCTACTCGGCCCTCGCCCTCTTCGGCTTCCTTATGGCCCTCACAAACCCGGACCTCGAGTTCCTCGCTCTCGGCGCTGTCCTCCTCGCCCTGTACCTCCAGGGGCGCGTGTCGCGGGAGAAGGTCTGGACGGGCGGGGAGAGCGCCGCCACGCGCTTTTTCGGGAATGTTCCCCGCAGGTAA
- the larB gene encoding nickel pincer cofactor biosynthesis protein LarB, translated as MTADTILREVLAAYAAGRISLDDTIDRISGLRVEKVGELARIDLGREVRCGIPEAVLAEGKETADLVAIMLKHAGAAGRCLATRVSPEQAEAVRAAAETAGLAFRHEERAQAVVLSKGGQPEKNGGIVAILTAGTADITVAEEARVVAEEMGCEVRTAYDVGAAGVHRLFPALKDLNGAHVYVVAAGREGTLPAVVAGLVDRPVIGVPVSTGYGFMGQGQAALASMLQSCSVLTVVNIDAGFVAGAHAALIASLAGRP; from the coding sequence ATGACTGCGGACACTATCCTGAGAGAGGTGCTTGCCGCGTACGCCGCCGGCAGGATCTCCCTCGACGATACCATTGACAGGATATCGGGGCTGAGGGTCGAGAAGGTGGGGGAACTCGCCAGGATCGACCTCGGGCGGGAGGTGCGGTGCGGCATCCCCGAGGCGGTGCTCGCGGAGGGAAAGGAGACGGCCGACCTGGTGGCGATCATGCTCAAACATGCCGGGGCCGCCGGGCGGTGCCTGGCGACGCGGGTCTCCCCTGAACAGGCGGAGGCGGTGCGGGCCGCGGCTGAGACGGCAGGCCTCGCGTTCAGGCACGAGGAGCGGGCGCAGGCGGTCGTCCTCTCGAAGGGAGGACAGCCCGAGAAGAACGGCGGGATCGTCGCCATCCTCACCGCGGGGACGGCCGACATAACGGTGGCCGAGGAGGCGCGTGTCGTCGCCGAGGAGATGGGCTGCGAGGTGCGGACCGCCTACGACGTCGGCGCGGCCGGGGTCCACCGCCTCTTCCCGGCACTGAAAGATCTGAACGGGGCGCACGTCTATGTCGTCGCCGCCGGGCGGGAGGGGACTCTCCCCGCCGTCGTCGCAGGGCTCGTGGACAGGCCGGTGATCGGCGTCCCTGTCTCGACAGGCTACGGTTTCATGGGCCAGGGTCAGGCGGCACTCGCGAGCATGCTCCAGTCCTGCTCCGTGCTGACCGTCGTGAACATCGACGCGGGCTTCGTGGCCGGGGCGCACGCCGCGCTCATCGCCTCCCTTGCGGGGCGGCCATGA
- a CDS encoding nicotinamide-nucleotide adenylyltransferase produces MTRAFYIGRFQPYHNGHHSVISRIAPMVDEIVIGVGSAQLSHEVENPFTAGERVMMIAAALEEIGIPFYAIPIEDLRRNALWVSHVYSMTPYFDVVYSNNPLVIRLFSEGGMKVQTLPMYMRDTLSGTEIRRRMAADEDWRSLVPESVADVIDQIHGVDRIKQIACSD; encoded by the coding sequence ATGACGCGTGCCTTCTACATCGGGCGGTTCCAGCCGTACCACAACGGCCACCACTCGGTGATATCGAGGATCGCCCCCATGGTCGACGAGATCGTCATCGGCGTCGGGAGCGCCCAGCTCTCCCACGAGGTCGAGAACCCCTTCACCGCGGGCGAGAGGGTGATGATGATCGCGGCGGCCCTGGAGGAGATCGGCATCCCCTTCTATGCGATCCCGATCGAGGACCTCCGCAGGAACGCCCTCTGGGTCTCGCACGTCTACTCGATGACGCCGTACTTCGACGTCGTCTACTCGAACAACCCCCTGGTGATCAGGCTCTTCTCCGAGGGCGGCATGAAGGTGCAGACCCTGCCGATGTACATGCGCGACACCCTCTCGGGCACCGAGATCAGGCGGCGGATGGCGGCGGACGAGGACTGGCGCAGTCTCGTGCCGGAGAGTGTCGCCGACGTCATCGACCAGATCCACGGGGTCGACCGGATCAAGCAGATCGCCTGCTCGGACTGA